From Echinicola soli, a single genomic window includes:
- a CDS encoding M42 family metallopeptidase, translating to MSINTGLLKQVCEIAGAPGFEKRIRDLVIQEVTPLVDEVKVDNLGNVIAVKKGSKNPDGKRVMVAAHMDEIGFIITHIDENGFLRFHTLGGFDPKTLTAQRVIVHGKKDLVGVMGSKPIHVMTPDERNKLPKTTDYFIDLGMSKDEVEKYVQVGDSVTRDRELIEMGDCVNCKSIDNRVAVFILIEALKTIKNPPYDVYAAFTVQEEVGLRGANVAAHGVNPDFGIALDTTIAFDVPGASPHEKVTELGKGTAVKIMDAMTICDYRMVDFMKKTAESNQIKWQPEILTAGGTDTAGVQRMGKQGAIAGAISIPTRHMHQVIEMANKKDIAASIKLLNACLENIDQYDWKH from the coding sequence ATGAGTATCAATACTGGACTGTTAAAGCAAGTTTGTGAAATTGCCGGTGCGCCTGGTTTTGAAAAAAGAATCAGGGACTTGGTCATTCAGGAAGTGACCCCGTTGGTAGATGAGGTAAAGGTAGATAACTTAGGCAATGTCATCGCCGTCAAAAAAGGGAGTAAAAATCCTGATGGGAAGAGGGTGATGGTGGCCGCTCACATGGATGAGATTGGGTTTATCATCACACACATAGATGAAAATGGCTTTTTGAGATTCCATACCCTGGGCGGTTTTGATCCGAAGACCCTGACTGCCCAAAGGGTGATTGTGCATGGCAAGAAGGACTTAGTCGGGGTGATGGGCAGCAAGCCGATCCATGTCATGACGCCCGACGAAAGGAACAAACTTCCCAAAACTACCGACTATTTTATTGACCTGGGAATGAGCAAGGATGAGGTAGAGAAGTACGTCCAGGTGGGGGATTCGGTGACCAGAGACCGCGAACTGATAGAGATGGGGGACTGTGTGAATTGTAAGTCCATCGATAACCGGGTAGCTGTTTTTATCCTGATAGAAGCGCTAAAAACCATTAAAAACCCTCCTTATGATGTTTATGCTGCCTTTACCGTCCAAGAGGAGGTAGGGCTTCGCGGAGCAAATGTGGCTGCCCATGGGGTCAATCCGGATTTTGGGATCGCCCTGGATACGACCATTGCATTTGATGTGCCGGGCGCTTCACCACATGAGAAGGTGACCGAGCTCGGAAAGGGGACTGCTGTTAAAATAATGGATGCCATGACCATCTGTGATTATAGAATGGTGGACTTTATGAAAAAAACTGCCGAAAGCAATCAAATCAAATGGCAGCCTGAGATCCTTACGGCCGGTGGTACAGACACCGCAGGGGTGCAGCGAATGGGGAAGCAAGGAGCTATCGCGGGGGCTATTTCCATTCCTACCAGGCACATGCACCAAGTCATCGAAATGGCTAACAAAAAAGATATCGCAGCAAGCATCAAGTTGCTCAATGCCTGTCTGGAAAACATAGACCAGTACGACTGGAAACATTAA
- a CDS encoding DUF4924 family protein yields the protein MKKLAEKKKRQNIGEYIVYMYQMEDLLRSYQFNMDEVHQYVIAHYPVPPEEKKEITDWFEALSEKMQQENIQETGHLEATQQEVRKLAEIHWDLLKSDREYFAIYHEAKPHIIESIIAAEGQDIGHEIQICINGVYGLLLCRLTGKKLTTEQEKAAQAFGKVLSYLNLAYMEYPN from the coding sequence ATGAAAAAACTGGCAGAAAAGAAAAAAAGGCAAAATATCGGTGAATACATCGTCTACATGTACCAAATGGAAGATTTGCTTCGCTCTTACCAATTCAACATGGATGAAGTCCACCAATATGTGATTGCCCATTACCCGGTCCCCCCTGAAGAAAAGAAAGAAATTACCGATTGGTTTGAAGCCCTATCAGAAAAAATGCAGCAAGAAAACATCCAGGAAACCGGGCATCTGGAGGCCACCCAGCAAGAAGTGAGGAAATTGGCAGAGATCCATTGGGATTTATTAAAATCGGACAGGGAATACTTTGCCATTTACCATGAGGCAAAGCCCCATATCATCGAATCCATCATCGCAGCCGAGGGGCAGGACATTGGCCATGAAATCCAAATCTGCATCAATGGGGTTTACGGGCTATTATTATGCCGGCTGACGGGCAAAAAGCTTACCACTGAACAGGAGAAGGCTGCACAAGCTTTTGGCAAGGTATTGAGCTACCTCAACCTGGCATATATGGAATATCCCAATTAA
- a CDS encoding acyl carrier protein phosphodiesterase, with amino-acid sequence MNFLAHAYLSFDHPKVLLGNFIGDFVRGNLEEQFEPGIALGVHLHREIDHFTDTHPVVKEAQEMLKPIYKRYSLVITDVFFDYFLSKYWNEYDDRSIQEFSQQVYAIIDKNKEKLPKSFLQLFHHMKTGNWLVVYGTIDGMKATLTAISKLTTFDSKMGSAHLFLQQHETALKGYFDRFFPDLITFSRHKMEELMKDYDSL; translated from the coding sequence TTGAACTTTTTAGCACACGCATATCTATCATTTGACCACCCCAAGGTTCTGCTCGGGAACTTTATAGGTGATTTTGTACGCGGCAACCTGGAGGAACAGTTTGAACCGGGGATCGCCCTGGGCGTCCATCTTCACCGGGAAATAGACCATTTCACAGACACTCATCCGGTGGTGAAGGAGGCACAGGAGATGTTAAAGCCTATCTACAAGCGCTATTCGCTGGTGATTACTGATGTTTTTTTTGATTATTTCTTGAGCAAATACTGGAATGAATACGACGACAGAAGCATTCAGGAATTTTCGCAGCAAGTCTATGCCATCATAGACAAAAACAAAGAAAAACTCCCTAAAAGCTTTTTGCAGCTCTTTCACCACATGAAAACAGGAAACTGGCTAGTGGTATATGGGACCATTGACGGTATGAAAGCCACCTTGACTGCCATCTCCAAACTTACTACTTTTGATTCCAAAATGGGATCAGCCCATCTGTTTCTCCAACAGCACGAGACAGCGCTGAAGGGATATTTTGACCGCTTCTTCCCTGATTTGATCACTTTCTCCAGGCATAAAATGGAGGAACTAATGAAAGATTATGATTCATTGTAA
- a CDS encoding AAA domain-containing protein: MSRIQEELKITLQLLKKEWKEDLEQYRLKTLSASIADKQKDGICWYPVQVVKTKVGLGDRLIVEIERGDSRLSHGFQSGKTVSLFSNFSDGAPLRTNGVVNLVKKNTMVITLMGHEWPDWLQDGKLGVDLHFDEASYREMEYAMQQVIKAGAGRLGQLRDVLLGQEAASFTAGLPLVFATSHLNHSQVEAVQKVLAAQDVALVHGPPGTGKTTTMVQAINETLQRHPQVMVCAPSNAAVDLLVEKLLAKRISTLRIGHPARVDDQILEQTLDAKIAQHSSFKDLKKLRKSAEEYRKLGRKYKRNFGAAERQQRKQLFAEASKVKEAARHLEDYILYDVFQQNQVIATTLVGANHTALKGMEFPVVFIDEAAQGLEPATWIPVMKAKKVVMAGDHCQLPPTIKSYEASKEGLSETLFEKVIDRQPEASWMLKVQYRMPELIMRFSSEYFYQGQLEAAALTDAHCLSRAEPVMEFIDTAGSGFGEHLEKDSLSKLNAEEARFGLGLLEKLVERIGVGCFQEQQFTIGVISPYKAQVKKLTELMEEGAVFEGLRELSDVVTIGTIDGFQGQERDVVLISLVRSNEQGEIGFLADTRRMNVALTRAKRKLIVIGDSGTLSSHPFYQQFLDFVAENGLYKSIYEYMEF; this comes from the coding sequence ATGTCGAGAATACAGGAAGAATTAAAAATAACTTTACAACTTTTAAAAAAAGAGTGGAAAGAAGACCTGGAGCAGTACCGGCTCAAAACACTCAGTGCTTCGATTGCCGATAAGCAGAAGGATGGGATTTGCTGGTACCCCGTGCAGGTGGTGAAGACCAAAGTAGGGTTGGGAGACCGGTTGATCGTAGAGATAGAAAGGGGGGATAGCCGTCTTTCACATGGCTTTCAATCCGGAAAGACGGTTTCTTTGTTTTCAAATTTTTCGGACGGTGCGCCATTACGAACAAATGGCGTGGTCAATTTGGTTAAGAAGAATACCATGGTCATTACCTTGATGGGGCATGAGTGGCCGGATTGGTTGCAGGATGGCAAATTAGGGGTTGACCTGCATTTTGATGAGGCAAGTTATCGCGAAATGGAGTATGCGATGCAGCAGGTGATCAAGGCAGGTGCAGGAAGATTGGGGCAGCTAAGGGATGTCCTTTTGGGGCAGGAAGCCGCTTCGTTTACGGCTGGATTGCCCTTGGTTTTTGCGACTTCCCATCTAAATCACAGTCAGGTTGAAGCAGTTCAAAAGGTGCTGGCAGCCCAAGACGTGGCCTTGGTGCATGGCCCTCCCGGTACTGGCAAGACCACTACGATGGTGCAAGCGATCAATGAGACGCTACAACGACACCCTCAAGTGATGGTCTGCGCTCCCAGTAATGCTGCAGTGGACTTGCTGGTAGAAAAGCTCTTGGCAAAAAGAATATCGACCTTGCGCATAGGGCATCCTGCAAGGGTCGACGATCAGATTTTGGAACAGACACTGGATGCCAAAATAGCACAGCACAGTAGTTTTAAGGATTTAAAGAAATTACGTAAGTCAGCGGAGGAGTACCGCAAGTTGGGAAGAAAATATAAACGAAATTTTGGGGCTGCGGAACGCCAGCAGCGTAAGCAGCTATTTGCTGAGGCATCAAAGGTAAAAGAGGCCGCCAGGCATTTGGAAGATTATATTTTATATGATGTCTTTCAGCAAAACCAGGTGATAGCCACCACGCTGGTGGGGGCCAATCATACTGCCTTAAAAGGAATGGAGTTTCCGGTAGTATTTATCGATGAGGCAGCGCAAGGCCTGGAGCCAGCCACTTGGATTCCGGTCATGAAGGCAAAAAAAGTAGTGATGGCCGGCGATCACTGCCAGCTTCCGCCAACCATAAAATCATATGAAGCAAGTAAGGAAGGGTTGAGCGAAACCTTGTTCGAAAAAGTAATCGACCGTCAGCCTGAAGCCAGCTGGATGCTTAAGGTGCAGTACCGGATGCCCGAGCTGATCATGCGGTTTTCAAGTGAATATTTCTATCAAGGGCAATTGGAGGCGGCGGCATTGACCGATGCCCACTGCTTGAGCAGAGCGGAACCGGTAATGGAGTTTATCGATACGGCAGGCAGCGGCTTTGGGGAACACCTCGAAAAGGATTCGTTAAGTAAACTGAATGCCGAAGAAGCACGCTTTGGCTTGGGGCTACTGGAAAAGTTGGTAGAACGAATTGGTGTAGGGTGCTTTCAGGAACAGCAATTTACCATTGGGGTGATTTCCCCCTATAAAGCCCAGGTAAAGAAGTTGACCGAGTTGATGGAAGAGGGCGCAGTATTTGAAGGGCTGAGGGAGCTGTCTGATGTGGTTACGATCGGTACCATAGATGGTTTTCAAGGCCAGGAGCGGGATGTGGTCTTGATCAGCTTGGTGCGGTCAAATGAACAAGGAGAAATTGGCTTTTTGGCAGATACCAGAAGGATGAATGTTGCTCTTACCAGGGCCAAAAGAAAATTGATTGTCATTGGGGACAGCGGCACTTTAAGCAGCCATCCCTTTTACCAGCAGTTTTTGGACTTTGTCGCTGAAAACGGACTTTATAAGAGTATTTACGAGTATATGGAATTCTAG